One genomic segment of Gemmatimonadota bacterium includes these proteins:
- a CDS encoding phenylacetate--CoA ligase family protein: MTASRLDVSLWRAGIRAYEQGFKRRPVFRYWRELEASQWWSRERLESLQFERLQALLRHAGAHSPWYREAWASQGLDPASVQTPTDFHRWPVLDRETIRQHRIAMRSTPATTLITKATGGSSGVPLQFDLDPDSNERRMAAWHRGYGWAGAAPGTRQWYLWGAPPRAAGAQRRRKLQLYDALYRRTTESSFDLTEAEVPRLHQSLARNRPDAIVGYTGALYSFARLLEARGLVPYAPGAIVVGAEKLHSFQRTVIERVFRAPVFETYGSREFMLMGAECSAHQGLHMTTEHLLLEVLDDAGRPVAAGVEGNVVVTDLTNRGMPFIRYANGDRAVLQAGSCGCGRGLPLLAAIVGRQLDVLQTPDGGRLPGEFFPHLLKELPAVQRFQVVQERLTHVQLRLVAPTWSAADDAWIRRELTAVAPSLILEIELVADIPLTAAGKLQVVINRLASRPEAP, encoded by the coding sequence GTGACCGCCTCCCGACTGGACGTGTCGCTGTGGCGTGCCGGGATTCGTGCCTACGAGCAGGGGTTCAAGCGCCGGCCGGTCTTCCGCTACTGGCGGGAGCTTGAGGCGTCACAGTGGTGGTCGCGCGAACGATTGGAATCGCTCCAGTTCGAGCGCCTCCAGGCGTTGCTCCGGCATGCCGGTGCACACTCGCCGTGGTACCGGGAGGCATGGGCCAGTCAGGGCCTCGACCCCGCCAGCGTGCAGACCCCGACCGACTTCCATCGGTGGCCGGTCCTCGACCGCGAGACGATTCGTCAGCATCGGATCGCCATGCGGAGCACCCCGGCCACGACGCTGATCACCAAGGCGACGGGCGGATCGAGCGGGGTGCCACTCCAGTTCGACCTCGACCCCGACAGCAACGAACGCCGGATGGCGGCGTGGCACCGCGGCTATGGGTGGGCCGGCGCGGCGCCGGGCACCCGCCAGTGGTATCTCTGGGGCGCCCCGCCGCGCGCGGCCGGGGCCCAGCGGCGGCGGAAGCTCCAGCTGTACGATGCGCTCTATCGCCGGACCACCGAGAGCAGTTTCGACCTCACCGAAGCCGAGGTGCCGCGACTCCACCAGTCGCTGGCGCGCAACCGGCCCGATGCCATCGTCGGCTACACCGGTGCGCTGTACAGCTTCGCCCGCCTGCTCGAGGCACGCGGGCTGGTGCCGTACGCGCCGGGCGCGATCGTGGTCGGCGCGGAGAAGTTGCACAGTTTCCAGCGCACCGTGATCGAGCGGGTCTTCCGTGCGCCGGTCTTCGAGACGTACGGCTCGCGCGAATTCATGCTGATGGGCGCGGAGTGCTCGGCACATCAGGGCTTGCACATGACCACCGAGCACCTGCTGCTCGAAGTGCTCGACGATGCCGGACGCCCGGTCGCGGCAGGGGTCGAAGGGAACGTCGTCGTCACCGACCTGACGAACCGCGGGATGCCCTTCATTCGCTACGCGAACGGCGATCGTGCTGTCTTGCAGGCCGGCAGTTGCGGCTGCGGCCGTGGCCTGCCGCTGCTCGCGGCGATCGTCGGTCGGCAACTGGATGTGCTGCAGACGCCCGACGGAGGCCGACTGCCAGGGGAGTTTTTCCCGCACCTGCTGAAGGAGTTGCCGGCGGTCCAGCGCTTCCAGGTGGTGCAGGAACGGCTGACCCATGTGCAGCTGCGACTCGTGGCGCCCACTTGGAGCGCGGCGGATGACGCCTGGATTCGCCGCGAGTTGACCGCCGTCGCGCCATCGCTGATCCTCGAAATCGAGCTGGTCGCCGACATTCCCCTGACCGCGGCCGGCAAGCTCCAGGTGGTGATCAACCGCCTCGCATCCCGCCCCGAGGCACCGTGA
- a CDS encoding O-antigen ligase family protein: MSKPFPPDTSTADLLGSIRAATSAPAQAPRRGFDGFSLATAGRGEMALAPFVGLYLGYAVVRLPEVFAAFEIPKGPMIMMLIFVGMLALAIPPDAWKQIWERSKPMRLVCVLLGIVVVTMPLGIWPSGSFDFLRQRYLISFVIFLTCLVLLRDRRALRIAAAVFVLSVTAVSANVLHTYDPNALILNEDGEPIDPDVLAARPELRRLATVGIGLDSNDFGAIVVAAFPLALWLSVGSFWRRLFWTGAAGVMVMAVVPTQSRGSMLGLLAAAAVVIGAGARGWRRLLSMGLVAVAVGGFVYMAVKSGAGDRFSDFGGDDYNLGNDGRIFFWKQGMVWMIKRPWGYGIANFPTYFGMLNQQDRAAHSSWVQVGMELGVAGLITFVALCVTLITGLRKMAKAANAARSLRADASEHEVQAGHMLAMLTGVLVTGSFLSNAYYPMMYMALGLAAATLLGSPFTLAPPPVSSTPEPVTSTGGRRRRILATPDASVPPDR; the protein is encoded by the coding sequence GTGAGCAAGCCCTTTCCACCCGACACGTCGACCGCGGATCTGCTCGGCTCGATCCGCGCCGCCACCTCCGCCCCCGCCCAGGCCCCGCGTCGCGGATTCGACGGCTTCTCGCTGGCGACCGCCGGCCGTGGCGAAATGGCGCTGGCGCCCTTTGTCGGACTCTACCTCGGCTACGCCGTGGTGCGTTTGCCGGAAGTCTTCGCCGCCTTCGAGATCCCGAAGGGGCCGATGATCATGATGCTGATCTTCGTGGGGATGCTCGCGCTGGCGATTCCCCCCGATGCGTGGAAGCAGATCTGGGAACGCTCGAAGCCGATGCGGCTGGTGTGTGTCCTGCTCGGCATCGTGGTCGTGACCATGCCGTTGGGCATCTGGCCGTCGGGCTCCTTCGACTTCCTGCGGCAACGCTACCTGATCTCGTTCGTGATCTTCCTGACGTGCCTGGTGCTCCTGCGCGACCGACGGGCGCTGCGGATCGCGGCGGCGGTCTTCGTGCTGTCGGTGACGGCGGTGTCCGCGAACGTGCTGCACACCTACGACCCGAACGCGCTCATCCTCAACGAGGACGGCGAACCGATCGACCCCGACGTGCTCGCGGCGCGCCCCGAGCTTCGCCGGTTGGCGACCGTCGGCATCGGTCTGGACAGCAACGACTTCGGCGCCATCGTTGTCGCCGCCTTTCCCCTCGCACTCTGGTTGTCCGTCGGCTCCTTCTGGCGACGCCTGTTCTGGACCGGCGCCGCCGGTGTCATGGTGATGGCGGTCGTCCCGACGCAATCGCGCGGCTCAATGCTCGGCCTCCTCGCGGCCGCTGCGGTCGTGATAGGCGCCGGCGCTCGAGGGTGGCGACGATTACTCAGCATGGGGCTGGTGGCGGTTGCCGTGGGTGGCTTCGTCTACATGGCCGTGAAGAGTGGTGCCGGTGATCGCTTCTCCGATTTCGGTGGCGATGACTACAACCTCGGCAACGACGGTCGCATCTTCTTCTGGAAGCAGGGGATGGTGTGGATGATCAAGCGCCCCTGGGGCTACGGCATCGCCAACTTTCCGACCTACTTCGGCATGCTCAACCAGCAGGATCGAGCGGCCCACTCCTCGTGGGTCCAGGTCGGCATGGAGCTCGGGGTGGCGGGCCTGATCACCTTCGTGGCGCTCTGCGTCACGCTGATCACGGGCCTGCGGAAGATGGCCAAGGCCGCGAACGCCGCCCGCTCGTTGCGCGCGGATGCAAGCGAACACGAGGTCCAGGCCGGACACATGCTGGCGATGCTCACCGGCGTCCTCGTCACCGGCTCGTTCCTGTCGAATGCCTACTACCCGATGATGTACATGGCCCTCGGCCTGGCCGCCGCGACGCTCCTCGGCTCACCGTTCACGCTGGCCCCACCGCCGGTGTCGTCGACGCCAGAGCCCGTCACGTCGACCGGCGGACGTCGTCGTCGGATACTGGCGACTCCGGACGCGTCCGTGCCCCCCGACCGCTGA
- a CDS encoding glycosyltransferase produces the protein MRILLVTSVYPTPYGPHKGTFNAALVTGLHLAGDDVRVVAPIPWTDRLRRRAVGTTAEGVTHPLWWYPPKVGHHRHHRWMRRTVLPAARTITEEWQPDLVLGYWTHPDGTVALEVAREFGVPGVLLVGGSDILILTAKPARRAIIVETLLAADRVLAVGAPLRDSVVALGVPPERVDAFARGVDRQRFAPTDGLAARRRLGLPLDRPIALWVGRMVPVKGLDVLLAAWSLIHRGKAAPLLVLAGDGEQRGELAQMAARYGDSVQLVGSVSHAALRDWYAAADVVVLPSRSEGVPNVLIEGLACGTPFVASAVGAVPDLLEPNSRVVPPGDVPALAAALEDALQGPPLARRADSSHIPDRQEAVAAVRAILQRTLAARATGAAS, from the coding sequence ATGCGCATCCTTCTGGTCACCAGTGTCTATCCGACGCCGTACGGTCCGCACAAGGGCACCTTCAACGCAGCACTCGTCACCGGCCTGCATCTGGCCGGGGACGACGTGCGCGTCGTGGCGCCGATTCCCTGGACCGACCGGTTGCGACGCCGTGCCGTCGGCACCACCGCCGAGGGCGTGACGCATCCGCTCTGGTGGTATCCACCGAAGGTCGGCCATCATCGGCATCACCGCTGGATGCGTCGGACGGTGCTTCCCGCTGCCCGCACGATCACCGAGGAGTGGCAACCCGACCTCGTGCTCGGCTACTGGACGCATCCCGATGGCACCGTTGCCCTCGAGGTCGCCCGCGAATTCGGCGTGCCAGGTGTGCTGCTGGTCGGCGGCTCCGACATCCTGATCCTGACCGCCAAGCCGGCGCGCCGTGCCATCATTGTCGAGACCCTGCTGGCGGCCGATCGGGTGTTGGCCGTCGGGGCGCCGTTGCGCGACAGCGTGGTGGCGCTTGGTGTGCCTCCCGAGCGGGTCGATGCCTTCGCCCGCGGCGTCGACCGGCAGCGCTTCGCCCCGACCGACGGCCTGGCGGCCCGCCGTCGCCTCGGGCTCCCGCTTGATCGGCCGATTGCGCTCTGGGTCGGACGCATGGTGCCGGTCAAGGGCCTGGACGTCCTGCTGGCGGCGTGGTCGTTGATTCATCGCGGCAAGGCGGCGCCACTCCTGGTGCTCGCCGGCGATGGCGAGCAGCGTGGCGAGCTGGCCCAGATGGCCGCCCGCTATGGCGACTCGGTCCAACTGGTCGGGAGCGTGAGTCACGCCGCCCTGCGGGACTGGTACGCCGCAGCCGACGTGGTGGTGCTCCCGTCGCGCTCTGAGGGCGTGCCCAACGTGTTGATCGAGGGTCTCGCCTGCGGCACACCGTTCGTCGCGTCGGCGGTGGGCGCCGTTCCGGATCTGCTGGAGCCGAATTCGCGCGTGGTGCCCCCGGGTGATGTCCCGGCACTTGCCGCTGCGTTGGAGGATGCGCTGCAGGGTCCACCACTCGCGCGCCGCGCCGACTCCAGCCACATCCCCGATCGGCAGGAGGCCGTCGCCGCCGTGCGCGCCATCCTGCAGCGAACCCTGGCCGCCCGCGCCACAGGAGCAGCATCATGA